The sequence AATGCGTTTTTAGAAATTAACAAAGAAAATGCTATTAATAAAGCAAAAGAAATCGATGAAAAAATAGCAAATGGTGAAGAAGTAGGTTTACTTGCAGGTCTTGTTATTGGAATAAAAGCAAATATTAATGTAGAAGATTTTACTATTTCTGCAGCAAGTAAAACTCTTGAAGACTATATTGGAAGTTATGATGCTACTGTTGTAAAAAGAATTAAAGCTGAAGATGGAATTATAATAGGTATAAATAATATGGATGAATTTGCAGCAGGAAGTTCTACAGAAACATCATATTATGGAGTATGTAATAACCCAGCAGCACCTGGAAAAATCACTGGTGGTTCAAGTGGAGGAGGAGCTGCAGCTATTGCAGGTAAAATGTGTGATATAGCAATTGGATCAGATACTGGTGGTTCAATTAGAAATCCGTCTTCACATTGTGGTATTGATGGTTTTAAACCTACTTATGGTCTTGTTTCAAGACAAGGTTTACTTGATTTATCAATGAGTCTTGATCAAATTGGTCCAATGTCAAGTGATGTATATGGTCTTACACTTGCACTTGATACTATTACTGGATATGATTCTTCAGAATGTACAACTTTAAACACTGAAATTCCTAATTTCACTGATATAGCTAAAAAAACAAAAGATGAAGAAAAACCATTAAAAGGTATGAAAATAGCTAAAGTAAAAGAATTTACTGAAGTTACTGATGATAAAATCAATGATGTTGTTGATAAAGCTATTAATAAATTAGTAGAACAAGGTGCAGAACTTGTTGAATTAAGTTTTGATTATATTGATATTTGTCTACCAACTTATTATCTTATTAACTATGTAGAATTCTTCTCAGCTACTAGAAAATATGATGGAAGAGAATATGGTTCAAGAATTGAAGAAACTTGTGGAGAAGAAGTATTAAGAAGAATTCAAATTGGTTCTTATATTTCACAACAAGAATACAGTGGAAAATATTATAAAAAAGCACTTCAAGCAAGATCTCTTATTAGAAATGAAATCAATAAAATGTTAGATGAAGTTGATTTAATTGTAGGTCCTACAGTTCCTAAATTACCACATAATATTGGTGAT is a genomic window of Methanobrevibacter wolinii SH containing:
- the gatA gene encoding Asp-tRNA(Asn)/Glu-tRNA(Gln) amidotransferase subunit GatA; translated protein: MNILEKANAIKNGEIKALDNVNNYIKVIDETNDSINAFLEINKENAINKAKEIDEKIANGEEVGLLAGLVIGIKANINVEDFTISAASKTLEDYIGSYDATVVKRIKAEDGIIIGINNMDEFAAGSSTETSYYGVCNNPAAPGKITGGSSGGGAAAIAGKMCDIAIGSDTGGSIRNPSSHCGIDGFKPTYGLVSRQGLLDLSMSLDQIGPMSSDVYGLTLALDTITGYDSSECTTLNTEIPNFTDIAKKTKDEEKPLKGMKIAKVKEFTEVTDDKINDVVDKAINKLVEQGAELVELSFDYIDICLPTYYLINYVEFFSATRKYDGREYGSRIEETCGEEVLRRIQIGSYISQQEYSGKYYKKALQARSLIRNEINKMLDEVDLIVGPTVPKLPHNIGDKLEPMEMYAYDVLTVIANLAGIPAASIKAGEVDNIPVGLQIQAKPEDDEKIIKAIAAYEL